Genomic DNA from Streptococcus uberis:
TTGACAGGTCAATCTCACTTTTTATATCCATTTTTCAATGAGAGTCAAGCTAGTCTGATTGTTATCATAACGTTATTAACTATTGGAATGCTCTTATCATTATGGATGTTAGTTAAAATATACCGCATTGATGCAAATAAAGACCGTCAATACGTTCGTATTAACCGTTATTTAGCATCACTCAAACTTGGCAAACATTATTAATGTAAATAAATTAGGAGGTAAGATTAATGTTTGAATTATTAGAGAAGTACCTCATGGGACCAATGGGTAAAGTTTCTACCTGGCGTCCTGTGCGTGCGATTGTGGCTGCTGGGATGGCAAGTATCCCATTAACAATCGTCGGTTCCGCTTTCTTGGTTTTAGGAGTTCTTCCTCAAGCCTTTCCATTCTTAGCTGGTATCTGGGCAGGTTCATTTGACAAATTTGCTGCACTCACTTTACTTGCTTATAAATGTTCAATGGGTATTTTAACCCTTTACTTCGCATTGGTTATTGGTTACGAATACACAAAAATCTATGCAGAAGAAGATGGTATCAATCTTGACCCATTAAATGGTGGTATTCTTTCAGTATTTGCTTTCTTCATGACCATTCCTGAATTAACATTTACTAAAGGAAGCATGGCTTTAGTAGCTTCTGAAACAACTATTAATGGTTGGACAGTTGGTGGCGATAGCTTAGCTCGTCTTTCAACATCAGGACTTTTCACAGGTATCTTAATGGCTATTCTTGCTGTTCAATTATACCGTCTCTGTGTTGTTAGAAACTGGGTTGTTAAAATGCCAGACGCTGTTCCTGAAGGGGTATCTCGTTCATTTACAGCATTGATTCCAGCATTTATCGTTGCTATCACAGTTATCCTTATCAATGGTGCCTTCATCATGATGGGAACTGATATCTACAAAGTTATCGCTATCCCATTTGGTTTCGTTAAAAACATTACCAACTCTATTGGTGGTATCATCGTTATTTACTTCCTAGTTCATGCTTTATGGTTAGTTGGTATCCACGGTGCAAACATCGTTATGGGTCTTGTTAACCCTATCCTACTTGCAAACATGGCTGAAAACGTTAATGGTGCACACTTTGCCTTCGCAGGTGAGTTCACTAACGCTTATGTAACAGTTGGTGGTTCAGGTGCAACTCTTGGTGTATGTCTCTTCATGGCATTCTTGGCTAAATCAGAACAATTGAAAATGTTGGGTCGTGCCGCTATTGGTTCATCAATTTTCAACATCAATGAGCCATTAATCTTCGGTTTACCAATCGTTTATAACCCAATCCTTGCTATTCCATTTATCACTGCTCCAGTTGTTTCAGCAGTATTAGCATACGTTGTAGTTAACTTAAACATTGTAAAAGAAGCTATCGTACAAACCCCATGGCCAACTCCTGGCGGATTTGGTGCCTTCATCGGATCTGGTGGGGATATCAAAGCAGCAATTCTTGCAATTGTATGTATTACTGTAGCATTCTTGATTTGGTTACCATTTATTAAATATTATGACAATAAATTATTAGCTGAAGAAAGAGAAGTTGCAGCAACTGTAGCATAATGCATTAAAAATACCTTGACTCACTTTGTGGATTAAGGTATTTTTTTACTAAAGGAGGAATTCTTATGGGAAAATTAGGTATATCCATTTATCCGTCTAAGTCCAGCATGTCTGAAATGAAAGCCTATATTGATTTAGCAGCCAAATATGGTTATCAACGCCTTTTTACGTCTATGTTAGAAGTCGCTGATAATGCTCAGGAAACAGTCGCTACCTTTACTGAAATCATTCAGTATGGAAGAGAAAAAGGCCTTAAAACCTCTTTGGATGTCAATCCCAATCTCTTCAAAGCCTTAAACATTTCCTATAATCAATTGGAAGTATTTGCAGAGATGGGCATCGATGCTCTTCGCTTAGACGAAGGATTCACAGGCTACGAAGAAGCTATGCTAACTCATAATAATTTTGGCATCACAATTGAATTAAATATCTCACGTGGCCAACACTACATCGATATGGTTAACGACTTTGGTCCAAACCAAACACAATTAATAGGATCACATAATTTTTATCCACAAGCCTATACTGGACTGTCCTTTGACTATTTCCTAAAAACGGCCAAACAGTATAAAAAATATAACCTAGAGACAGCAGCCTTTATTGATAGTCCTGACGGGAAAATAGGCCCTTGGCCACTCTCAGATCGGATGGTATCAGCTGAGTTGCAGCGGGATATGTCTTTAACTGCCCAAGTTTCCCTCTTGAAAATGACAGGTCTTATCGACGATATCTTGCTCTCATCAAGTCTTTTATCGGAGAAAGATTTGAAAGAAGTGGCTGACGCCTTCAAACAATCCTTACCTGTATTTCCAGTTAAGGTTCAGCAAGAATTATCGGCTGTAGAAAAAGAAATCCTTCTAGATAATCAACACCTTTATCGAGGAGACAAGTCGGATTACATGATTCGCTCAAGTCAACCTCGCGTGCTCTATAAAGACCATTCCATTGAACCATTCAATACAATTCCAATTAAAAGAGGAATGGTAACCATTGGTAATAATAATGCGGGTCAATATAAAGGTGAATTGCAAATCGCACTAAAAGATCGACCAAATGATGGCCGTCAAAATGTGGTCGCTCAGATTTCCCCTGAAAATGATATCTTGATTGATCTCTTAAGATTATGGCAAAGCTTTTTATTTATTGAAGAATAAAAAATGCGAAGACGCTTACGTCTTCGCATTTTTGGTGTTCCAGTCTTAAGAAGTGTCAAATTAGCCTTCAAAGTAGAGCAATTCTTTAGAAGTTTTGGTAAATGGTTGGAAACCGTCTTTAGTCACATGACCACAGTCTTCAATACGGACCCCAACTTTTCCTGGAATGTAAATACCAGGTTCAATAGAAAAGCACATGCCTTCTTCAATAATCATATCGTTACCGGCCATAATGGAAGGAAACTCGTGGACATCCATACCTAAGCCATGACCGAGACGGTGGTTAAAGTATTCACCATAACCAGCTTTTTCAATAACAGAACGAGCTGCGGCATCAACTTCTGCAGCCGTAACACCAGGTTTAACAAATTCTTGGGCTTTTAATTGGGCTTCGAGGCAAAGCTCGTAAATATCCAATTTGAACTGGTCAGGTTTGCCAACCGCCACTGTTCTGGTCATGTCACTGGTATAACCCAAGGTTTCCACTCCTAAGTCAAAGAGAAGTAGGGCATTGTTTTCAATTTTATTAGTACCAGGAATACCATGAGGGTCTGCAGCGTTATCTCCGGTTAAGACCATGGTGTCAAAACTCATTTTACTGATACCTTGTTTTTTCATTTCAAACTCAATCTGAGCAATAATATCAGTCTCAGTAGCTTCTAATGAAATATTGTCAAAACCAACCTTTACGGCTTTGTCAGCAAAATCTCCGGCAATCATCATTTTTTCAATTTCATCAGCCGATTTAATTAAACGCATGCCTTGAATAAATGGTGTTAGGTTTTCAAAACGACCTGAAAATACAGTTTGCAATCCTTGAAACTTGGTTACATTGAGATGATCAAATTCAGCATAAATGGTTTTAGCATCTGTGTTGGGTAATACCTTGCGGATTTTTTCCCAAGGGTTTTCAGAGTCCATGTAGCCAAAAACTGGGAAGTTGACGATTTTGCTGGCTCTCGCGACCTCCAATGCAGGAACAAACAATACGGGTACCAGTTGTTCATAAATAAAAAGGAACATCTGGCGTTCATGAGGGTCACAGGCAAAACCAGTCAAATAGTTAACAGTGACTGGATCTGAGAAAATGGCAAGTTCAGCCTTTTCTTCTGTTAAAAAATGTCTAATATGATCAATTTTAGTCATGAAAATACCTTCTTTCTACCCCTATTTTTTCAAAAAAATGGAGAAAATGCAAGCTTTCTCTCAAGTCTTGAAAACTTTTCAAAAATTAGCCTTTTATACTTGAAAGTGGTTTCAATTCATGCTAAAATAACGTTGAAAGCGTCATTTTCATAGAGAAAGGAAGATAAAAAAATGAACACAGATGATACCATTACGATTTATGATGTTGCTCGTGAAGCTGGTGTTTCAATGGCAACTGTCAGCCGTGTTGTAAATGGAAATAAAAACGTTAAGGAAAATACACGCAAAAAAGTTTTAGAAGTTATCGATCGTTTAGATTATCGTCCTAACGCCGTCGCTCGTGGACTTGCAAGTAAGAAAACAACAACTGTTGGTGTTGTTATTCCAAATATTGCCAATGCCTATTTTTCAATTTTAGCCAAAGGTATTGATGATATCGCAGCCATGTACAAATATAACATTGTCTTGGCATCTAGTGACGAGGACGATGATAAAGAAGTCAATGTTGTCAATACCCTCTTTGCCAAACAAGTTGATGGGATTATTTTCATGGGTCACCATTTAACAGAAAAAATTCG
This window encodes:
- the celB gene encoding PTS cellobiose transporter subunit IIC, whose translation is MFELLEKYLMGPMGKVSTWRPVRAIVAAGMASIPLTIVGSAFLVLGVLPQAFPFLAGIWAGSFDKFAALTLLAYKCSMGILTLYFALVIGYEYTKIYAEEDGINLDPLNGGILSVFAFFMTIPELTFTKGSMALVASETTINGWTVGGDSLARLSTSGLFTGILMAILAVQLYRLCVVRNWVVKMPDAVPEGVSRSFTALIPAFIVAITVILINGAFIMMGTDIYKVIAIPFGFVKNITNSIGGIIVIYFLVHALWLVGIHGANIVMGLVNPILLANMAENVNGAHFAFAGEFTNAYVTVGGSGATLGVCLFMAFLAKSEQLKMLGRAAIGSSIFNINEPLIFGLPIVYNPILAIPFITAPVVSAVLAYVVVNLNIVKEAIVQTPWPTPGGFGAFIGSGGDIKAAILAIVCITVAFLIWLPFIKYYDNKLLAEEREVAATVA
- a CDS encoding DUF871 domain-containing protein, with translation MGKLGISIYPSKSSMSEMKAYIDLAAKYGYQRLFTSMLEVADNAQETVATFTEIIQYGREKGLKTSLDVNPNLFKALNISYNQLEVFAEMGIDALRLDEGFTGYEEAMLTHNNFGITIELNISRGQHYIDMVNDFGPNQTQLIGSHNFYPQAYTGLSFDYFLKTAKQYKKYNLETAAFIDSPDGKIGPWPLSDRMVSAELQRDMSLTAQVSLLKMTGLIDDILLSSSLLSEKDLKEVADAFKQSLPVFPVKVQQELSAVEKEILLDNQHLYRGDKSDYMIRSSQPRVLYKDHSIEPFNTIPIKRGMVTIGNNNAGQYKGELQIALKDRPNDGRQNVVAQISPENDILIDLLRLWQSFLFIEE
- a CDS encoding aminopeptidase P family protein; protein product: MTKIDHIRHFLTEEKAELAIFSDPVTVNYLTGFACDPHERQMFLFIYEQLVPVLFVPALEVARASKIVNFPVFGYMDSENPWEKIRKVLPNTDAKTIYAEFDHLNVTKFQGLQTVFSGRFENLTPFIQGMRLIKSADEIEKMMIAGDFADKAVKVGFDNISLEATETDIIAQIEFEMKKQGISKMSFDTMVLTGDNAADPHGIPGTNKIENNALLLFDLGVETLGYTSDMTRTVAVGKPDQFKLDIYELCLEAQLKAQEFVKPGVTAAEVDAAARSVIEKAGYGEYFNHRLGHGLGMDVHEFPSIMAGNDMIIEEGMCFSIEPGIYIPGKVGVRIEDCGHVTKDGFQPFTKTSKELLYFEG